A part of Antennarius striatus isolate MH-2024 chromosome 21, ASM4005453v1, whole genome shotgun sequence genomic DNA contains:
- the ghdc gene encoding GH3 domain-containing protein isoform X2 produces MTSGTSGPSAMLLSTKATNSEFFLQGVAVCLDAMRRAFPETDSLQKTTKFFYSPTFRQSEAGIPIGPNSSTPASSRHMLHLYTTPAPAFEVISEKDALYLHLLFALRDPSVGTLESNFASTIFYAFSALQDRWQELVEDVERGSVSSALTLEPSVRSRLEALVKPDPERAAQLRACFSDGFRGIARRLWPRLHLVLAVDSGSNQIYGEMLRESFCQGLAFYSPFYAATEGLIGVNLWPQEPNRRYLLCPRSMFCEFLPESLLEEEEEAPRTLLMEDVEEGQNYELIITNASGLFRYRIGDVVKVVGFHNRCPVVEFQYRRGQMLNVRGEKVSETLFLVALKKAVSQWPGAQLVDYCCAESGIMGDSIGGSDPHYQVFIELKGVRNLTEQQRYKLDVCLQQESSVYKSFRIKGSIGPMRVQLVANGTFGELRKDMMAFSNTSPNTFKTPRVLRRKENVHFLLGKTVS; encoded by the exons ATGACCTCCGGGACCTCTGGACCCAGCGCCATGCTGCTCAGCACCAAGGCCACCAACTCCGAGTTCTTCCTGCAG GGGGTGGCCGTGTGTTTGGACGCCATGAGGAGAGCGTTCCCTGAGACCGACAGCCTCCAGAAAACCACCAAGTTCTTCTACTCGCCAACGTTCCGTCAGTCTGAAGCCGGCATTCCCATCGGACCGAACTCCTCCACGCCGGCCTCCTCCCGCCACATGCTCCACCTGTACACCACCCCGGCGCCTGCCTTCGAG GTCATCAGTGAGAAGGACGCCCTCTACCTACACCTGCTGTTCGCTCTCAGGGATCCCAGCGTGGGAACGCTGGAGTCCAACTTCGCCTCCACCATCTTCTACGCTTTCAGTGCTTTACAG GATCGCTGGCAGGAACTCGTGGAGGACGTTGAACGAGGGTCCGTCAGCAGCGCTCTGACCCTGGAGCCCTCTGTGAGGTCCAGGCTGGAGGCTCTGGTGAAGCCCGACCCGGAGAGGGCGGCTCAGCTCCGGGCCTGTTTCTCCGACGGGTTCCGTGGGATCGCCAGGCGGCTGTGGCCACGCCTCCACCTGGTGCTGGCGGTGGACTCCGGCTCCAATCAGATCTACGGGGAGATGCTGAGGGAGAGCTTCTGCCAGGGCTTGGCGTTCTATTCCCCGTTCTACGCGGCGACTGAAG GTCTGATCGGGGTCAACTTGTGGCCTCAGGAGCCAAACAGACGCTACCTGCTGTGTCCGCGTTCCATGTTCTGTGAGTTCCTGCCAGAGAgcctcctggaggaggaggaggaggcgccTCGAACACTGCTGATGGAGGACGTGGAGGAAGGGCAGAACTACGAGCTAATCATCACAAACGCTTCTGGACTGTTCAG ATATCGCATCGGAGACGTCGTGAAAGTTGTCGGATTCCACAACCGGTGTCCCGTGGTGGAGTTTCAgtacag ACGGGGGCAGATGCTGAACGTCCGAGGGGAGAAAGTATCTGAGACGCTGTTCCTCGTAGCTTTGAAGAAAGCTGTTTCTCAGTGGCCTGGAGCTCAGCTGGTCGACTACTGCTGCGCAGAGAGCGGCATCATGG GCGACTCCATCGGCGGCTCGGACCCTCATTACCAGGTCTTCATCGAGCTGAAGGGTGTGAGGAACCTCACAGAGCAGCAGCGGTACAAG CTGGACGTCTGCCTCCAGCAGGAGTCCTCCGTCTACAAGTCGTTCCGCATCAAAGGCAGCATCGGACCCATGAGGGTGCAGCTGGTGGCCAACGGAACGTTCGGGGAACTTCGTAAAGACATGATGGCCTTTTCAAACACGTCTCCCAACACCTTCAAAACGCCACGAGTCCTGCGCAGGAAGGAAaacgtccacttcctgttggggaAAACCGTTTCCTAA
- the kcnh4b gene encoding potassium voltage-gated channel subfamily H member 4 has translation MPVMKGLLAPQNTFLDTIATRFDGTHSNFLLGNAQGHRGYPIVYCSDGFCELTGFTRTEVMQKNCSCRFLYGADTSEHVAQQMLKALEGREEYQAEVRFYKKDGVAFWCLLDIVPIKNEKGEMVLFLFSFKDVTDTHGRGYHHGRKEGFEDKRRRRKSGSRFTEARKRGRTVLYHLTSQFSRGGKGEVNLGGGMIDKPSIPEYKVAAVQKSRFILLHYSVSKALWDWLILLATFYVAVTVPYNVSFTPYDDTVTAERSTIVSDIVVEMLFILDIILNFRTTYVSQSGQVVYESRSICIHYATTWFFVDLVAALPFDLLYAFNITVTSLVHLLKTVRLLRLLRLLQKLDRYSQYSAMVLTLLMSVFALLAHWMACIWYMIGRKEIETNQNWEIGWLHELGKRLEMPYTNGTVGGPTVRSSYIAALYFTLSSLTSVGFGNVCANTDAEKIFSICTMLVGALMHALVFGNVTAIIQRMYSRRSLYHTRMKDLKDFIRVHRLSQQLKQRMLEYFQTTWSVNNGIDVNELLHDFPDELRADIAMHLNKDILQLPVFKGASRGCLRSMSLHIKTSFCVPGEYLIRQGDALHANYFVCSGSLEVLKDSMVLAILGKGDLIGSDLPGSDQVIKTNADVKALTYCDLQYISVRGLREVLDLYPEYGSVFAADIHNNLTYNLREGSQDEGHSRLSRSPRLSLEPRLPSIVEMKGDALDESFRLSPASHSRRNLLLPSFSSPVRRTSLGNLLGDELRQFNALRRCRSPNLSRALHGQNASPQPPSKREHHNPTATPTRTPTSAPEQKPSKLLIPTVACFGPPDLSPRVVDGIEDNGHAFYFNVERSGTKAGAGGSGRDSSQTSPSLLLETEEFRQSVTQLNHKMSALNQEVSELTKGLHHMMHLLQAHLSLHRYQTPLPSYPYGVPGVSRTPAAPTTDTPFSRASATHPAEGPHQPQTPSPPAPSCPRPPLISAPRLTPCHDSEGVTAPPWPSRSLAPLGAIRTTISQSQPMLCLQPPSDGDDFSCLLSSAPTGSSTHSLLDASPPPRLCPPPEPGVNVSRPPTSHHLIQDSNIFPMDDPHPSIRPVPASPPVLIGVPLGSSLDSGSPPSDALGPPHLPLGDPSAIQHTSLECLLGGSVESRDSESASSRRSSIGVQTQSTEQSWCLDLTD, from the exons ATGCCGGTGATGAAGGGGCTCCTGGCCCCCCAGAACACCTTTCTGGACACCATCGCCACTCGCTTCGACGGCACCC ACAGTAACTTCCTGCTGGGTAATGCCCAGGGCCACCGCGGCTACCCCATCGTCTACTGCTCCGACGGCTTCTGCGAGCTGACGGGCTTCACCAGGACGGAGGTGATGCAGAAGAACTGCAGCTGCCGCTTCCTGTACGGCGCCGACACCAGCGAACACGTGGCCCAGCAGATGCTGAAGGCCCTGGAGGGCCGGGAGGAGTACCAGGCCGAGGTCCGCTTCTACAAGAAGGATG gTGTGGCCTTCTGGTGCCTGCTGGACATCGTGCCCATTAAGAATGAGAAAGGCGAGATGGTGCtcttcctgttctccttcaAGGACGTCACCGACACCCACGGCCGGGGCTACCACCACGGCAGGAAGGAGG GTTTTGAAGACAAGCGGCGCCGGAGGAAGAGCGGCTCCCGCTTCACGGAGGCCAGGAAGCGTGGACGCACCGTGCTCTACCATCTGACCAGCCAGTTCTCACGGGGCGGCAAAGGAGAGGTCAACCTGGGCGGC GGTATGATTGACAAGCCCTCCATACCCGAGTACAAGGTGGCGGCGGTGCAGAAGTCTCGCTTCATCCTGCTTCACTACAGCGTGTCCAAAGCCCTCTGGGATTGGCTCATCTTGCTGGCCACTTTCTACGTGGCCGTCACCGTGCCCTACAATGTCAGCTTCACGCCGTACGACGACACCGTCACCGCCGAGCGCTCCACCATCGTCAGCGACATTGTGGTGGAAATGCTCTTTATTTTAG ACATCATCCTGAACTTCCGCACCACCTATGTGAGCCAGTCGGGCCAGGTGGTGTACGAGTCGCGCTCCATCTGCATCCACTACGCCACCACCTGGTTCTTCGTGGACCTGGTGGCGGCGCTGCCCTTTGACCTGCTGTACGCTTTCAACATCACAGTG ACGTCATTGGTCCACCTGCTGAAGACCGTCCGGCTGCTCCGCCTCCTCCGCCTGCTCCAGAAGCTGGACCGCTACTCCCAGTACAGCGCCATGGTGCTGACCTTACTGATGTCCGTGTTCGCCCTGCTGGCGCACTGGATGGCGTGTATCTGGTACATGATTGGACGCAAGGAGATCGAGACCAATCAGAACTGGGAGATAG GGTGGCTCCACGAGCTGGGCAAACGTCTGGAGATGCCTTACACCAACGGCACGGTGGGCGGCCCGACGGTTCGCAGCTCCTACATCGCCGCCCTTTACTTCACCCTCAGCAGCCTGACCAGCGTGGGCTTCGGGAACGTCTGCGCCAACACCGACGCCGAGAAGATCTTCTCCATCTGCACCATGCTGGTGGGGG CGCTGATGCACGCTCTGGTCTTCGGTAACGTGACGGCCATCATTCAGCGCATGTACTCGCGCCGCTCGCTCTACCACACCCGCATGAAGGACCTGAAGGACTTCATCCGCGTCCACCGCCTGTCCCAGCAGCTCAAGCAGCGCATGCTGGAGTACTTCCAGACCACCTGGTCCGTCAACAACGGCATCGACGTCAACGAG CTCCTGCATGACTTCCCTGACGAGCTGCGCGCCGACATCGCCATGCATCTGAATAAGGACATCCTGCAGCTGCCCGTCTTCAAGGGGGCCAGCCGGGGGTGTCTGCGCTCCATGTCCCTCCACATAAAAACCTCCTTCTGCGTCCCTGGGGAGTACCTCATCCGCCAGGGCGACGCCCTGCATGCTAACTACTTTGTGTGCTCCGGATCGCTGGAGGTCCTGAAGGACAGCATGGTGCTGGCGATCCTAG GAAAAGGGGACCTGATTGGGTCAGACCTGCCGGGATCGGATCAGGTGATCAAGACCAACGCGGACGTGAAGGCGCTGACCTACTGCGACCTCCAGTACATCAGCGTCCGCGGCCTGAGGGAGGTGCTGGACCTCTACCCCGAGTACGGCAGCGTGTTCGCCGCTGACATCCACAACAACCTCACTTACAACCTGCGGGAGGGCAGCCAGGATGAG GGCCACAGTAGGTTATCGAGGTCGCCCAGACTCTCCCTG GAGCCCCGCCTCCCCTCCATTGTGGAAATGAAGGGCGACGCCCTGGACGAGTCCTTCCGTCTGTCTCCGGCGTCTCACTCCCGCCGGAACCTCCTGCTGCCCAGCTTCAGCAGCCCGGTTCGCCGCACCTCCCTGGGGAACCTGCTGGGGGACGAGTTGCGACAGTTCAACGCCCTGAGGCGGTGCCGCTCGCCCAACCTGAGCCGCGCCCTCCACGGTCAGAACGCATCGCCTCAGCCGCCGTCAAAACGAGAGCACCATAACCCCACGGCGACCCCGACCCGGACCCCGACCTCGGCGCCCGAACAGAAACCCTCAAAGCTGCTGATCCCGACCGTGGCCTGCTTTGGACCCCCAGACCTCAGTCCCAG GGTCGTAGACGGCATCGAGGACAACGGACACGCCTTCTATTTCAACGTGGAGCGCAGCGGGACGAAAGCCGGCGCCGGAGGCAGCGGCCGAG actcctCCCAGACTAGCCCCTCCCTGCTGCTGGAGACGGAGGAGTTCCGCCAAAGCGTCACTCAGCTCAACCACAAG ATGAGCGCATTGAACCAGGAAGTGTCCGAGCTGACGAAGGGGCTACACCACATGATGCACCTCCTCCAGGCCCACCTGTCGCTGCATCGCTACCAAACCCCCCTCCCTTCATACCCCTATGGCGTCCCGGGGGTGTCCAGGACCCCCGCAGCCCCCACCACAGACACGCCTTTCAGCCGGGCTTCAGCCACCCACCCAGCTGAGGGCCCCCATCAGCCTCAGACCCCCAGTCCACCGGCCCCCTCCTGCCCACGCCCGCCTTTAATCTCTGCCCCCAGATTAACCCCGTGTCACGATTCAGAGGGCGTGACAGCCCCCCCGTGGCCCAGCCGTTCCCTTGCACCCCTCGGTGCGATCAGAACAACCATCAGCCAATCCCAGCCCATGTTGTGCCTGCAGCCCCCCAGCGATGGCGATGACTTCTCCTGCCTTTTGTCCAGCGCCCCCACTGGTTCATCCACACACAGCCTGCTGGACGCCAGCCCACCCCCCCGCCTGTGCCCGCCCCCTGAGCCTGGTGTCAACGTCTCCCGACCCCCGACCTCTCATCACCTGATCCAGGACTCCAACATCTTCCCGATGGAcgacccccacccctccatccgCCCTGTGCCTGCGTCTCCGCCCGTTTTGATCGGCGTGCCTCTGGGATCGTCCCTGGATTCAGGATCACCACCGTCGGACGCTCTGGGGCCCCCCCACCTACCGCTGGGGGACCCGTCAGCCATACAACACACCAGTCTGGAGTGTCTCCTGGGGGGGTCTGTGGAGAGCAGGGACAGCGAAAGTGCGTCTTCACGGAGGTCCAGCATCGGAGTCCAGACTCAGAGTACCGAGCAGTCCTGGTGTCTGGACCTCACAGATTAA
- the ghdc gene encoding GH3 domain-containing protein isoform X1, translated as MAFSWVPAAVPPSLAVLSVVNAVVVLREAMPPLLPAAAAAAVACSLAGMALVWRDVRSKVRGEGRTVGSLLGQYAAGKAVGWLGRRQRRQLETDTLTVRRVQEETLLRRLNKNANTTYGRRFDFRSIKDSDDFRARHPITTYEHYRQLIGRVAAGEEEVIIAEKPLILAMTSGTSGPSAMLLSTKATNSEFFLQGVAVCLDAMRRAFPETDSLQKTTKFFYSPTFRQSEAGIPIGPNSSTPASSRHMLHLYTTPAPAFEVISEKDALYLHLLFALRDPSVGTLESNFASTIFYAFSALQDRWQELVEDVERGSVSSALTLEPSVRSRLEALVKPDPERAAQLRACFSDGFRGIARRLWPRLHLVLAVDSGSNQIYGEMLRESFCQGLAFYSPFYAATEGLIGVNLWPQEPNRRYLLCPRSMFCEFLPESLLEEEEEAPRTLLMEDVEEGQNYELIITNASGLFRYRIGDVVKVVGFHNRCPVVEFQYRRGQMLNVRGEKVSETLFLVALKKAVSQWPGAQLVDYCCAESGIMGDSIGGSDPHYQVFIELKGVRNLTEQQRYKLDVCLQQESSVYKSFRIKGSIGPMRVQLVANGTFGELRKDMMAFSNTSPNTFKTPRVLRRKENVHFLLGKTVS; from the exons ATGGCCTTCTCTTGGGTTCCTGCCGCTGTGCCGCCGAGTTTGGCTGTTTTATCGGTTGTTAACGCTGTTGTGGTTCTACGTGAAG CGATGCCGCCTCTCCTGCCCGCCGCCGCGGCCGCCGCCGTTGCGTGCTCCCTGGCCGGGATGGCGCTCGTCTGGAGGGACGTGCGGTCGAAGGTGAGAGGAGAAGGCCGGACGGTGGGCAGTCTGCTCGGACAGTACGCGGCCGGGAAGGCCGTGGGCTGGCTGGGCAGGCGGCAGAGGCGCCAGCTGGAAACGGACACTCTGACCGTGAGGAGGGTCCAGGAGGAGACGCTCCTCAGGCGCCTGAACAAAAATGCAAACACGACTTATGGAAGACGGTTTGACTTCCGGTCAATTAAAG ACAGCGATGACTTCCGGGCCCGCCATCCCATCACCACGTACGAACACTACCGTCAGCTGATCGGCCGCGTGGCGgcgggagaggaggaggtgatcaTCGCCGAGAAGCCGCTGATCCTGGCCATGACCTCCGGGACCTCTGGACCCAGCGCCATGCTGCTCAGCACCAAGGCCACCAACTCCGAGTTCTTCCTGCAG GGGGTGGCCGTGTGTTTGGACGCCATGAGGAGAGCGTTCCCTGAGACCGACAGCCTCCAGAAAACCACCAAGTTCTTCTACTCGCCAACGTTCCGTCAGTCTGAAGCCGGCATTCCCATCGGACCGAACTCCTCCACGCCGGCCTCCTCCCGCCACATGCTCCACCTGTACACCACCCCGGCGCCTGCCTTCGAG GTCATCAGTGAGAAGGACGCCCTCTACCTACACCTGCTGTTCGCTCTCAGGGATCCCAGCGTGGGAACGCTGGAGTCCAACTTCGCCTCCACCATCTTCTACGCTTTCAGTGCTTTACAG GATCGCTGGCAGGAACTCGTGGAGGACGTTGAACGAGGGTCCGTCAGCAGCGCTCTGACCCTGGAGCCCTCTGTGAGGTCCAGGCTGGAGGCTCTGGTGAAGCCCGACCCGGAGAGGGCGGCTCAGCTCCGGGCCTGTTTCTCCGACGGGTTCCGTGGGATCGCCAGGCGGCTGTGGCCACGCCTCCACCTGGTGCTGGCGGTGGACTCCGGCTCCAATCAGATCTACGGGGAGATGCTGAGGGAGAGCTTCTGCCAGGGCTTGGCGTTCTATTCCCCGTTCTACGCGGCGACTGAAG GTCTGATCGGGGTCAACTTGTGGCCTCAGGAGCCAAACAGACGCTACCTGCTGTGTCCGCGTTCCATGTTCTGTGAGTTCCTGCCAGAGAgcctcctggaggaggaggaggaggcgccTCGAACACTGCTGATGGAGGACGTGGAGGAAGGGCAGAACTACGAGCTAATCATCACAAACGCTTCTGGACTGTTCAG ATATCGCATCGGAGACGTCGTGAAAGTTGTCGGATTCCACAACCGGTGTCCCGTGGTGGAGTTTCAgtacag ACGGGGGCAGATGCTGAACGTCCGAGGGGAGAAAGTATCTGAGACGCTGTTCCTCGTAGCTTTGAAGAAAGCTGTTTCTCAGTGGCCTGGAGCTCAGCTGGTCGACTACTGCTGCGCAGAGAGCGGCATCATGG GCGACTCCATCGGCGGCTCGGACCCTCATTACCAGGTCTTCATCGAGCTGAAGGGTGTGAGGAACCTCACAGAGCAGCAGCGGTACAAG CTGGACGTCTGCCTCCAGCAGGAGTCCTCCGTCTACAAGTCGTTCCGCATCAAAGGCAGCATCGGACCCATGAGGGTGCAGCTGGTGGCCAACGGAACGTTCGGGGAACTTCGTAAAGACATGATGGCCTTTTCAAACACGTCTCCCAACACCTTCAAAACGCCACGAGTCCTGCGCAGGAAGGAAaacgtccacttcctgttggggaAAACCGTTTCCTAA